A DNA window from Paenibacillus sp. HWE-109 contains the following coding sequences:
- a CDS encoding extracellular solute-binding protein, producing the protein MGKSKKSWMLLAVTALMVITACTGKSGEDAKSANSGSKDVTAASDAAFSKGKYDPPIDISTVVMFTPPKKYVKGDTQENNVHDRWMLEQLGIKHKDTWYPAGGDQYKQKLQLAIASGEKLPDFVYVPTDPVLTNQLIDSGQFVAIDTLFDKYANKIWKDHTIQHPELWYPFTRNGKKYNLPILEYTDNDDTLLWLREDWMEKLNLKAPKTIAELENVMDKFKNQNPDGLASKDVYPLAISLKGNTNTWLGGLDWLFGAYGTIEEQWNKDAKGNLEYGSINPGSKQALAKLQEWMNKGYIHPDSALWDENKTAEFWTKGNAGVLPGANWIPDWPGPDLLKTVKGSKFKAYPVPAGPDGLAGTKWQNTGVNSSFMINKDAKHPEAIFMYYNYMLDNLANPPTGSKFENGFAQGYDWDIVDGKPTSNKDKIKDFSNDFTFITGPARIPDLYMKTLVKLADGNKPETPYEKQLADFRKPENWYAAKIVMSQMDIRKQNYFTGAATPTMISKWNLLRQSEMETFNKIIYGKLPVTAFDEFVASWKANGGDQVTKEVNEWFTSVTKK; encoded by the coding sequence ATGGGTAAATCCAAAAAATCATGGATGCTGCTTGCAGTTACGGCACTCATGGTCATTACGGCCTGTACCGGGAAGTCCGGCGAGGATGCGAAGTCAGCCAACAGCGGTTCCAAAGACGTCACAGCAGCTTCCGATGCTGCATTCAGCAAAGGCAAATACGATCCGCCAATTGATATCAGCACGGTTGTCATGTTCACCCCGCCAAAGAAGTATGTTAAAGGCGATACCCAGGAAAACAATGTACACGACCGTTGGATGCTGGAGCAGCTCGGTATCAAGCACAAAGATACCTGGTACCCTGCTGGCGGGGATCAATATAAGCAAAAACTTCAGTTGGCGATTGCTTCCGGCGAGAAACTGCCTGATTTCGTATACGTACCTACCGACCCAGTACTAACTAATCAACTGATCGATTCCGGCCAGTTTGTGGCAATCGACACGCTATTTGACAAGTATGCCAACAAAATTTGGAAGGACCATACCATTCAACATCCGGAACTATGGTACCCTTTCACACGGAATGGCAAGAAATACAACCTGCCTATCCTTGAATATACGGACAACGATGATACGTTGTTATGGCTGCGGGAAGATTGGATGGAAAAGCTGAATCTTAAAGCTCCCAAGACGATCGCAGAATTAGAGAACGTCATGGACAAATTCAAAAACCAGAACCCGGACGGGCTTGCTTCGAAGGACGTCTATCCGCTCGCGATTTCCTTGAAAGGGAATACGAACACTTGGTTAGGTGGACTCGATTGGTTATTCGGGGCTTACGGAACGATCGAGGAACAATGGAACAAGGACGCCAAAGGCAATCTGGAATACGGCTCCATCAATCCAGGTTCTAAGCAAGCGCTCGCCAAACTGCAAGAATGGATGAACAAAGGCTATATTCACCCTGACTCTGCTTTGTGGGACGAGAATAAGACAGCTGAGTTCTGGACAAAAGGGAATGCAGGCGTTCTGCCAGGTGCCAACTGGATTCCGGATTGGCCAGGTCCAGATTTGCTGAAAACCGTAAAAGGCTCTAAATTTAAAGCCTATCCGGTTCCTGCGGGTCCAGATGGACTGGCTGGTACCAAATGGCAAAACACTGGCGTGAACAGCAGCTTCATGATTAATAAAGATGCGAAACATCCGGAAGCCATCTTCATGTACTACAACTACATGTTGGACAATTTGGCTAACCCTCCGACCGGCAGCAAATTCGAAAACGGCTTTGCGCAAGGCTATGACTGGGATATTGTGGACGGTAAACCCACCAGCAACAAAGACAAAATCAAAGACTTCAGCAATGATTTCACCTTCATCACAGGACCGGCGCGTATTCCAGACCTTTATATGAAGACCCTGGTTAAACTAGCAGATGGCAATAAACCAGAAACGCCTTACGAAAAGCAGCTCGCTGACTTCCGCAAACCGGAAAATTGGTACGCCGCGAAGATCGTTATGTCGCAAATGGACATCCGCAAGCAAAACTATTTCACGGGTGCCGCGACGCCAACCATGATTTCCAAATGGAACCTCCTGCGTCAGTCCGAAATGGAAACCTTCAACAAAATTATTTATGGCAAATTGCCAGTTACAGCATTTGATGAATTCGTTGCGAGTTGGAAAGCCAATGGCGGCGATCAGGTCACGAAAGAAGTCAACGAGTGGTTCACGTCAGTAACCAAGAAATAA
- a CDS encoding response regulator transcription factor, with protein MQMIIVDDEAHWVENLSMHKPWHTLGIEQVHKAYSAHEALQILETHPIDIVISDILMPEMTGIELIERIRKFDKKIKCIILSGHSDFEFTQEAVRNKAVDYLLKPPTDNELFGAVRAAIDQLTNEWESVSSYERTQFTLRENLPLLRGQLLLDALRGHRMPAEEWSRKLENYGLPFHDGDCALMLVRMEEEFGQYKNNGQQLMEYAIINMAEEIFGEYTEVWGVKEELGYLAFLFQLKGDHSDTGKETILEKLAIQLQYKVKQFLKGSLSIVMTEWFHFPDKLSDHYRQASAYFRQIVGEEREFIMRVGDLEQNVTKGILEAIHIPPTLINLLEVGRWDAVEDKLVNVFAELDERWAESWEHCMEAGYVIASSFTHLAHRNGYTLAKLLGSEIDLLQSGEAFSSISKLRKWSLGVLDKFKESTSNEVKDNRSLYVQKVQDFAEKNLHLDVSLRALADHVNLHPTHLSKIYKIETGQGISDYMSSLRMERACHLLRTTDKKVYEISMDVGYLDPAYFIKVFKRQFGVTPQEFRDSL; from the coding sequence ATGCAAATGATCATAGTAGACGATGAAGCTCACTGGGTAGAGAACTTATCCATGCATAAACCTTGGCATACGCTCGGCATCGAGCAGGTTCATAAAGCTTATTCTGCTCATGAGGCGCTTCAAATCCTCGAAACGCATCCGATCGATATCGTCATATCCGATATTCTGATGCCCGAAATGACGGGCATTGAGCTGATCGAGCGAATTCGCAAGTTTGACAAAAAAATTAAGTGCATCATTTTATCCGGTCATTCTGACTTTGAATTTACCCAAGAAGCCGTCCGCAATAAGGCCGTAGACTACTTGCTTAAACCGCCAACAGACAATGAATTGTTCGGTGCAGTCCGCGCTGCAATTGATCAATTGACGAATGAATGGGAAAGCGTTAGCTCCTATGAACGCACCCAGTTCACGCTTCGGGAAAATTTGCCGCTGCTTCGCGGCCAATTGCTGCTCGACGCGTTGCGAGGTCATCGAATGCCAGCTGAAGAGTGGAGCAGGAAGCTAGAAAATTACGGTTTGCCGTTTCACGATGGAGACTGTGCCCTGATGCTCGTGCGTATGGAAGAAGAATTCGGACAATATAAAAACAATGGTCAGCAATTAATGGAATACGCAATCATCAACATGGCGGAAGAGATATTCGGCGAGTATACGGAAGTCTGGGGCGTTAAGGAAGAGCTTGGATATCTCGCTTTTCTGTTTCAGCTAAAGGGAGATCATTCGGATACTGGGAAAGAGACCATCCTAGAGAAGCTTGCCATCCAGCTCCAGTATAAGGTGAAACAATTCTTGAAAGGCTCTCTGTCCATCGTCATGACCGAGTGGTTTCACTTCCCGGACAAGCTATCGGATCATTATCGGCAAGCTTCCGCTTATTTCCGGCAAATTGTCGGGGAAGAGCGGGAATTTATCATGCGTGTTGGCGACTTAGAGCAGAATGTCACGAAGGGCATCTTGGAAGCTATCCATATCCCGCCTACCTTGATTAACCTGCTTGAGGTTGGTCGTTGGGATGCCGTGGAAGACAAGCTCGTGAACGTGTTCGCAGAACTAGACGAGAGATGGGCTGAATCCTGGGAGCATTGTATGGAAGCTGGCTATGTTATCGCCTCTTCGTTCACTCATCTCGCGCATCGGAACGGCTATACATTAGCCAAATTACTTGGAAGTGAGATTGATCTTCTGCAAAGTGGAGAAGCTTTCAGCTCCATCAGCAAGCTAAGAAAATGGTCGCTGGGCGTGCTCGACAAATTCAAGGAAAGCACCTCGAATGAAGTGAAAGATAATCGCTCGTTGTATGTCCAGAAAGTCCAGGACTTTGCCGAAAAAAACCTGCATCTGGATGTTTCGCTGCGGGCACTGGCCGATCATGTGAACCTGCATCCGACACATTTGTCCAAAATATATAAGATTGAAACCGGTCAAGGAATCAGCGATTACATGTCCTCGCTCCGTATGGAGCGTGCCTGCCATTTGCTCAGGACAACCGACAAAAAGGTGTATGAAATCAGCATGGACGTCGGCTACCTGGACCCTGCTTACTTTATTAAAGTGTTCAAACGCCAATTTGGCGTAACGCCGCAAGAATTTAGAGACAGTCTGTAA
- a CDS encoding sensor histidine kinase — protein sequence MMELRTGIAFMKRRIGTKFSLFAKMNGLIILLFIPIILVFTYSNRTAFDVIGKELQVSNIKQLSFLSSQIDSRINQMTDFVTTFSKDPNVQKFNGLNLWEDRYDRMQTRFVVQEKMVLQSGVMNIWPVKYTVYSQQNKEAISNAIKASEYNEDYLKRNMTGKWTYGDGETLLQGGLKSFYWFYTDSFGQRDTLSGSNLVVEASFGPENIQNMLDTYKSGGQGDPFFYHKGETPILNRSASLQLSSDLIHYLDGQTLADTMQQVIRLESKNYLVSAVRSPQLDWYLVDIAPLDQILGPISFSRNLFYLAMVLLFVFGLSASVLLYRNVQRPIRKLIRGLQSVQRGDFSVRINANVNNEFSFLFYRFNDMSQQIQSLIENVLNEKLRARDATLKQLQAQINPHFLYNCLGYIVNMAQMKNEEAVVSMAFNLSAYYRYTTRMEKQTASLDEEIRLIVNYLDIQKLRNGRIEYHIDIPAEMLNQQVPRLMLQPIVENAIIHGVAKSYSSGEIRISGEMSDGFCRIYIDDDGPGMPDELQEALNRKLREPLQDQMGCGLWNTNQRILHQFGEQSYLSFKKSLLGGFRTEIIWELTTGDEHRHHPFIQGGT from the coding sequence ATGATGGAGCTTAGAACGGGCATTGCATTCATGAAAAGAAGGATCGGCACCAAATTTAGTCTATTCGCCAAAATGAACGGTCTGATCATCCTTTTGTTCATACCGATTATCCTTGTATTTACCTATTCCAACAGAACTGCTTTCGATGTTATTGGGAAAGAACTTCAAGTGTCCAACATCAAACAGCTGTCTTTTCTATCCAGCCAAATTGATTCCAGGATCAATCAGATGACGGACTTTGTCACGACCTTCTCCAAGGACCCCAATGTCCAGAAATTCAACGGGTTAAACCTCTGGGAAGATCGCTATGATCGGATGCAGACTAGATTTGTTGTTCAAGAAAAGATGGTGCTGCAGTCTGGCGTTATGAACATCTGGCCGGTTAAATATACGGTTTATTCCCAACAGAACAAAGAGGCCATTTCAAATGCCATTAAAGCATCCGAATATAATGAGGATTACTTGAAGAGGAATATGACAGGAAAATGGACCTATGGCGACGGGGAAACCTTGCTCCAAGGTGGCCTGAAATCCTTTTATTGGTTCTACACAGATTCCTTCGGCCAACGGGATACGCTCAGCGGAAGCAATCTGGTGGTAGAAGCCAGCTTCGGTCCCGAGAATATTCAGAACATGCTGGACACGTACAAGTCAGGGGGGCAAGGCGACCCCTTCTTCTATCACAAAGGCGAAACTCCGATTCTGAATCGCAGCGCATCCCTGCAGCTGTCGAGTGACCTCATCCATTACTTGGACGGCCAGACTCTGGCAGATACGATGCAGCAGGTCATTCGTTTAGAAAGCAAAAATTACTTGGTCAGTGCTGTGAGATCCCCCCAGTTAGATTGGTATTTGGTGGATATTGCACCACTTGATCAAATTTTGGGGCCCATATCGTTTAGTCGCAATCTATTCTACTTAGCAATGGTGTTGTTGTTTGTGTTTGGCTTATCAGCCTCCGTGCTGCTATATCGCAATGTTCAGCGTCCTATCAGAAAGTTGATTCGCGGATTACAGAGCGTCCAGCGGGGAGATTTCTCGGTCAGGATCAATGCCAATGTGAACAATGAGTTCTCGTTTCTGTTTTATCGATTCAATGATATGTCTCAGCAAATTCAAAGTTTAATTGAGAACGTACTCAATGAGAAGCTCCGGGCTAGGGATGCTACGCTCAAGCAACTGCAAGCCCAAATTAATCCTCATTTCCTCTACAACTGCCTTGGCTACATTGTCAATATGGCCCAGATGAAGAACGAGGAAGCTGTCGTTTCTATGGCCTTTAATTTAAGCGCCTACTACCGTTACACGACTCGTATGGAGAAGCAAACGGCTAGTCTGGACGAAGAAATTCGGCTGATCGTCAACTATTTGGACATTCAGAAGCTGCGTAACGGCAGAATTGAGTATCATATCGATATTCCTGCTGAGATGCTGAACCAACAAGTGCCGCGCTTGATGCTCCAGCCGATTGTAGAAAATGCCATCATCCATGGCGTTGCCAAATCCTATTCTTCCGGGGAGATTCGCATTAGCGGCGAGATGTCGGACGGTTTCTGCCGGATTTACATCGATGACGATGGTCCCGGCATGCCGGATGAGTTGCAAGAGGCCTTGAATCGCAAATTACGGGAGCCTTTGCAAGATCAAATGGGCTGTGGGCTGTGGAATACCAATCAGCGGATCCTTCACCAATTCGGAGAACAATCTTACCTGTCTTTCAAGAAGTCGCTGCTTGGCGGATTCCGGACAGAAATCATTTGGGAACTAACGACCGGAGACGAGCATCGCCATCATCCATTCATACAAGGGGGCACCTAA
- a CDS encoding ABC transporter permease, producing the protein MDANTVQQVSQKNTKRAKKISGYKQPWMLHFMVLPAVILVFVFAYLPMSGIVMAFQDYKAALGVTGSPWVGLKHFRYMFENEYFLKITWNTLFFACSKIVMNLVIPFIFALFLNEVRNMGLKRSIQTLVYLPHFLSWVTLAGILIDMLAQTGLINQFITNVFGIKPIFFLGDGNWFRFTIIFSDVWKEFGFNMIIFLAALAGINPALYEAAEVDGATRLKQTMHITIPSLIPIAIVVATLALGNVLNANFDQVFNLYSPLIYQQGDIIDTFVYREGLLGGQFSFATAVGLFKSMISLILIVISYRLAYKFAGYRIF; encoded by the coding sequence ATGGATGCGAACACGGTACAACAAGTATCCCAAAAGAACACTAAACGCGCGAAAAAGATAAGCGGCTACAAGCAGCCTTGGATGCTTCATTTCATGGTATTGCCAGCTGTTATACTGGTATTCGTTTTTGCTTATCTGCCCATGTCAGGTATCGTTATGGCCTTTCAGGATTATAAGGCAGCTTTGGGCGTAACCGGTTCTCCGTGGGTCGGCTTGAAGCATTTTCGATATATGTTTGAGAATGAATACTTTCTGAAAATCACGTGGAACACGTTGTTTTTTGCTTGTTCCAAAATCGTGATGAACTTAGTTATACCTTTTATTTTTGCTCTGTTTTTGAATGAAGTTAGGAACATGGGGCTCAAAAGATCCATCCAAACACTGGTCTATCTACCGCATTTCCTTTCCTGGGTCACACTTGCTGGGATTCTGATTGATATGTTAGCCCAGACAGGGCTGATCAACCAGTTCATCACGAATGTGTTCGGCATCAAACCCATCTTCTTCCTCGGCGACGGCAATTGGTTCCGATTCACGATTATTTTCAGTGATGTATGGAAGGAATTCGGATTCAATATGATTATTTTCCTGGCTGCGTTAGCGGGTATCAATCCAGCCTTGTACGAAGCAGCAGAAGTCGACGGAGCTACGCGGCTGAAGCAAACCATGCATATTACCATACCATCGCTTATTCCCATCGCCATCGTCGTTGCAACTTTGGCATTAGGAAACGTTCTAAACGCCAACTTCGACCAAGTGTTTAACTTGTATAGTCCTTTGATCTATCAACAGGGTGATATTATCGACACGTTTGTATACCGGGAAGGCCTTCTTGGCGGACAATTCAGCTTTGCGACGGCAGTTGGTCTATTCAAATCCATGATCAGCTTAATTTTGATCGTCATATCCTACCGTCTTGCTTATAAATTTGCTGGATATCGAATCTTCTAG
- a CDS encoding LacI family DNA-binding transcriptional regulator, which yields MHSKTSMQDIADRLGISKNAVSLALNHKAGVSEELRARVFEAANLLNYRTEPRNRRKPQHLLVLIPEFIRTDTIFYYEMFWSIEKRAKEHGYTAILCGVTKDMEQQLILPELYHEMVFHGMLMIGVFHTDYARMLHELGAPLVTVDHYYDSLQLDAVVTANAEEAYKLASHLIARGHKRIGFIGSENMTKSFKERWTGFQNAMSDARLTIDMNHCIAGFAPLETLHASPDDNALAEFVHKRQSLPTAMICANDRIAISLIQILLAQGYQVPDDISVAGFDDIEAAQMITPRLTTIQVQREQLGCEAVDFLIRKIDFGGSPSKISIYGQLIERESCKPLEAASEEAVSKGY from the coding sequence ATGCATTCGAAAACCTCCATGCAAGACATCGCTGATCGTCTGGGCATTTCCAAAAATGCGGTTTCGCTCGCGCTCAATCACAAAGCCGGTGTCAGTGAGGAACTGCGCGCGCGCGTTTTTGAAGCGGCTAACCTTTTGAACTATCGTACTGAACCCAGGAATAGGAGAAAGCCGCAACATCTGCTCGTCCTCATTCCTGAATTCATTCGCACCGATACCATCTTCTACTACGAAATGTTCTGGTCCATCGAGAAAAGAGCCAAGGAGCATGGTTATACCGCTATTCTATGTGGAGTTACCAAGGATATGGAACAGCAATTAATCCTGCCTGAACTCTATCATGAGATGGTGTTTCATGGCATGCTGATGATTGGCGTGTTCCACACCGATTATGCCCGTATGCTCCACGAATTAGGAGCGCCGCTTGTGACCGTAGACCATTATTACGACAGCCTGCAATTGGATGCCGTTGTGACAGCAAACGCCGAAGAGGCCTACAAGTTAGCTTCGCACCTCATCGCCAGAGGCCACAAGCGCATTGGTTTTATTGGGTCCGAGAATATGACCAAGAGCTTCAAAGAACGCTGGACAGGCTTTCAAAATGCGATGTCTGACGCACGGCTGACCATCGATATGAACCACTGTATCGCAGGTTTTGCACCGCTCGAAACGCTGCATGCAAGTCCGGATGACAACGCACTGGCAGAGTTCGTGCATAAGAGGCAATCGCTGCCTACAGCCATGATCTGCGCCAATGATCGCATCGCGATATCGCTGATTCAGATCTTGCTCGCTCAAGGCTATCAAGTGCCTGACGATATTTCCGTGGCAGGGTTCGATGATATAGAAGCAGCTCAAATGATCACACCTCGCCTCACGACGATTCAAGTACAGCGCGAGCAGCTAGGCTGCGAGGCCGTCGATTTCCTCATTCGCAAAATCGACTTTGGCGGGAGCCCCTCCAAAATCTCCATCTACGGCCAGTTGATTGAGCGGGAATCTTGCAAACCGCTTGAAGCGGCAAGCGAAGAGGCTGTCTCGAAAGGTTACTAA
- a CDS encoding carbohydrate ABC transporter permease → MYHKTLSYRIFSIINNIILVAVSILCLLPLFHLLMVSLSASAPANAGLVTFWPIGFTFEAYAKTFNNANFLSSLWVSVQRTVLGTALAMFVNAIAAYALSKDSRIFRARNIYLWYFVITMLFSGGLIPTYILILKLGLMNTLMALILPGLVAVYNIILLLNFFRTVPKDLEEAAFIDGAGHFRSFILIYLPISLPAIATVALFTMVGHWNAYFDGLIYMKDSKNLPLASFMQTIIVQRDMTKLDPGTVANLSERTVRASQIFIGALPILLVYPFLQRYFVKGITIGAVKE, encoded by the coding sequence ATGTATCACAAAACGCTGTCATATCGTATATTTTCTATCATAAATAATATCATCTTGGTCGCTGTCTCTATTCTTTGCTTGCTTCCATTGTTCCACTTGCTGATGGTATCTCTGAGCGCGAGCGCTCCTGCTAACGCCGGATTAGTTACGTTTTGGCCGATTGGGTTTACCTTTGAGGCCTACGCCAAAACCTTCAACAACGCGAATTTCCTTTCCTCCCTTTGGGTTTCCGTACAACGTACAGTCCTTGGGACAGCGCTTGCCATGTTCGTTAATGCCATTGCGGCTTATGCACTCTCGAAAGATAGCCGAATCTTTCGCGCTCGCAATATCTATCTTTGGTATTTTGTCATAACCATGCTGTTCAGTGGAGGCCTGATTCCGACCTATATTCTTATCCTGAAGCTCGGTCTGATGAATACACTCATGGCCCTGATTCTGCCGGGATTAGTTGCAGTCTATAACATCATCCTGCTGCTCAACTTCTTTCGCACAGTGCCTAAAGATCTGGAGGAAGCCGCTTTTATAGATGGAGCCGGGCACTTCCGATCATTCATTTTGATCTACTTGCCGATCTCGCTGCCAGCGATTGCGACCGTTGCTTTGTTTACGATGGTCGGGCATTGGAATGCATATTTCGATGGATTGATTTATATGAAGGATTCGAAGAACCTGCCGCTTGCAAGTTTTATGCAGACGATTATCGTGCAGAGGGATATGACGAAGTTGGATCCGGGAACGGTTGCCAATCTGTCCGAACGAACCGTTCGGGCATCGCAGATCTTTATTGGAGCCTTGCCAATTTTGCTGGTGTACCCTTTTCTGCAGCGGTACTTTGTTAAAGGGATTACGATTGGGGCAGTTAAAGAATAA
- a CDS encoding AAA family ATPase, translating to MRKLIFFLGPAGAGKTTLAKAWARKHGGAFLDMDTLLRPAAETIMTLLGLDPDDRDSPTYKKHCRDLGYRITMDAALENLELGLDALVIGPFTREISEPSWLEHELSRIGATLQDVCVKALFVYLPDETSYQERIRARGSALDMWKLDNWQQFSLSLARRDIRWDMEPSSILYFDNAGPWSPEKLERLESFIL from the coding sequence ATGCGAAAACTTATATTTTTCTTAGGTCCTGCAGGTGCAGGCAAAACGACGTTGGCCAAAGCATGGGCCCGCAAGCATGGCGGTGCTTTTCTGGACATGGACACGCTGCTGCGTCCCGCGGCAGAAACGATTATGACCCTTCTCGGGCTGGATCCGGATGATCGAGATTCACCCACTTACAAAAAGCACTGTCGCGATCTGGGCTACCGGATTACGATGGATGCTGCTCTTGAGAACCTGGAGCTAGGCTTGGATGCCCTTGTTATTGGCCCTTTCACCCGAGAAATCTCGGAGCCATCCTGGCTTGAACACGAACTATCACGTATTGGGGCTACGCTTCAAGATGTCTGTGTCAAAGCCCTTTTCGTCTATCTCCCTGACGAAACAAGCTATCAGGAACGAATTCGCGCGCGAGGTTCTGCGCTGGATATGTGGAAACTGGACAATTGGCAGCAATTCAGCCTGTCCCTTGCTCGAAGAGATATTCGATGGGACATGGAACCGTCCTCCATTCTCTATTTCGACAATGCCGGGCCGTGGTCTCCTGAGAAATTGGAGCGTCTGGAAAGCTTCATTTTGTAA
- a CDS encoding serine hydrolase domain-containing protein translates to MNNKKNPLVGSGQGTSTLSLAASGALKKQVPATNTSFSPMMPHSDRAMTTQTNWPTEGWELTTPEAQGLHSSALAKMLKIFRHQAVHSVAVIRNGHLVAEAYNEGTGTDILQDMKSVTKSITSALVGIALSEFKLSSIDQKAADFFPELATDPVKSKIMLKHLLSMTSGTSWDNANERSSAEMMYAEDWVQYILERPAQAEPGASFNYSNGDAHLLSAIMTKATGESMFDYAVSRLFGPLGIKEMNWNQDPQEHTIGAWAMALTLRDMAKLGYLYLNEGQWEDKTLIPQPWIRESLTRKITLNYSNGTQGGYGFYWWSKTLPPGLIKGDKKAYDMYYASGSGGRRIFVVPDLQLVVAMTAESADVDMPENLLHHVVQAVRSANPLPENSVAQDELERAIRLFKMSVES, encoded by the coding sequence ATGAATAATAAAAAGAATCCACTTGTCGGAAGTGGACAGGGCACCTCAACCCTATCTTTGGCAGCATCTGGAGCCCTAAAAAAGCAAGTGCCAGCTACGAACACATCGTTTTCACCCATGATGCCGCATTCAGACAGAGCCATGACAACACAGACGAATTGGCCAACGGAAGGATGGGAATTAACAACACCAGAAGCGCAGGGCTTGCACTCATCAGCACTTGCGAAGATGCTCAAAATATTTCGCCATCAAGCGGTACATAGTGTAGCCGTTATTCGCAACGGTCATTTGGTAGCCGAGGCCTATAACGAAGGAACAGGTACAGATATCCTGCAAGATATGAAATCAGTGACCAAAAGCATAACATCCGCGTTAGTTGGCATAGCCTTATCCGAGTTTAAACTAAGCAGTATTGATCAAAAGGCCGCAGACTTTTTCCCGGAACTGGCTACCGATCCTGTGAAGTCCAAAATCATGCTCAAACACTTGCTGTCCATGACGTCAGGCACTTCCTGGGATAACGCTAACGAACGCTCGTCTGCTGAGATGATGTACGCTGAAGATTGGGTACAGTACATCCTGGAACGTCCGGCACAAGCTGAGCCAGGGGCTTCCTTCAATTACAGCAACGGCGATGCTCATCTTCTCTCAGCGATCATGACCAAAGCAACGGGAGAGTCCATGTTCGACTATGCCGTGTCGCGATTGTTCGGCCCACTCGGCATAAAGGAGATGAACTGGAACCAAGATCCCCAGGAGCATACCATCGGTGCATGGGCGATGGCGTTAACGCTCAGAGATATGGCGAAGCTTGGCTATCTGTACTTGAACGAAGGACAGTGGGAAGACAAGACACTTATTCCTCAGCCATGGATCCGTGAATCTCTGACTAGAAAGATAACTCTGAACTACAGTAATGGCACACAGGGCGGTTACGGCTTCTACTGGTGGTCCAAGACGCTTCCTCCGGGCTTGATAAAAGGCGATAAAAAAGCCTACGACATGTACTACGCCTCAGGCTCAGGCGGAAGACGCATTTTCGTTGTGCCGGATTTGCAGCTGGTTGTCGCGATGACGGCGGAATCAGCCGATGTTGATATGCCGGAGAATCTGCTGCATCATGTGGTTCAAGCCGTTAGATCGGCTAATCCGCTGCCCGAGAACAGCGTTGCCCAGGACGAACTGGAGCGTGCCATACGGTTGTTTAAAATGAGTGTAGAGTCTTAA